From a region of the Sebastes umbrosus isolate fSebUmb1 chromosome 10, fSebUmb1.pri, whole genome shotgun sequence genome:
- the LOC119495944 gene encoding carbohydrate sulfotransferase 15-like isoform X2 has protein sequence MSLSDCKHGSDTQTEHARSLHSLPMAENYGKRLVRTLFDFRHTNVTENLAVKWTLTLANMWSFSKVKVVSFLMAFTLVFLIMVSYNLMSDRIGLLLTPAPYQPRPAFVPTSTAAAAAAAAAAEVPSEKNLLDMKLLVKIIGSKLEYKPRKVPDEKDVIGTDSNLFSIIPRHFMPGIKSPCWYEEFSNKLGTDPYRKNLFGSSLYDRLKTDFHRHLLHSDGKLFRLRCLPFFYIIGQPKCGTTDLYHRLRLHPDVRSTTKEPHWWTRKRFGYIRFKDGFQKKYPVEDYLDLFDWAAQNIQEGISGNSSGDHRRALITVDASASTMWDNQAWSYLHSDREETEPPFLVQDFIHTIQPDAKIVIMLRDPVERLYSDYLYFKMANKSAEDFHQKVVESLQLFQSCLSERSLRSCVYGTSLSNAMPVRLTLGIYFVYLLDWLTVFQREQILVFQLKDYSANLKVSIKKVFDFLTVLCRSNWRKQ, from the exons ATGTCACTATCAGACTGCAAACATGGGAGCGACACCCAAACGGAGCACGCTCGCAGCCTCCACAGCTTGCCCATGGCTGAGAACTATGGGAAAAGGCTCGTCAGGACATTGTTTGACTTCAGGCACACAAACGTGACTGAAAACCTGGCTGTCAAGTGGACGTTGACACTGGCCAACATGTGGAGCTTCTCAAAAGTCAAAGTGGTTAGTTTCCTGATGGCCTTTACGCTGGTGTTCCTCATCATGGTTTCCTACAACCTGATGTCGGACAGGATAGGACTTTTGCTCACGCCAGCGCCCTATCAGCCCAGGCCTGCATTCGTCCCAaccagcacagcagcagcagcagcagcagcagcagcagctgaagttCCCTCCGAAAAGAATTTATTAGACATGAAGCTGCTGGTGAAGATCATCGGCTCCAAACTGGAATACAAACCCAGGAAGGTGCCTGACGAGAAGGATGTCATTGGAACGGACTCTAAT TTGTTCTCCATAATTCCTCGCCATTTTATGCCCGGCATCAAGAGCCCTTGCTGGTATGAGGAGTTCTCCAATAAGCTCGGCACTGATCCGTACAGGAAGAACCTCTTCGGTTCGAGCTTGTATGACCGCCTGAAGACCGACTTCCATCGGCACTTATTACACAGTGACGGCAAACTGTTTCGTCTACGCTGCCTGCCGTTCTTCTACATCATCGGCCAGCCGAAGTGTGGCACAACTGACTTGTACCACAGGCTGCGGCTGCATCCAGATGTCAGGTCCACCACAAAGGAGCCACACTGGTGGACCAGGAAACGCTTTG GTTATATCCGTTTCAAAGATGGTTTCCAGAAAAAGTATCCTGTGGAAGATTACCTGGATCTGTTTGACTGGGCAGCCCAAAACATCCAAGAAGGAATCAGTGGAAATTCATCTGGAGACCACCGCCGTGCACTCATAACAG TTGACGCCAGTGCATCCACTATGTGGGACAACCAAGCCTGGAGCTATCTTCACAGCGACAGGGAGGAGACAGAGCCCCCATTCCTGGTCCAGGACTTCATCCACACAATCCAACCCGATGCCAAAATCGTCATCATGCTAAGAGATCCAGTAGAGAG ACTTTATTCAGACTACCTGTACTTCAAGATGGCCAACAAGTCCGCAGAGGACTTCCATCAGAAGGTCGTAGAGTCTTTACAGTTGTTTCAGTCCTGCCTGTCTGAGAGGTCACTTCGTTCCTGCGTATACGGCACCAGCCTCTCCAACGCCATGCCG GTGAGGCTAACTTTGGGGATATACTTTGTCTACTTGCTGGACTGGCTGACAGTTTTCCAAAGGGAGCAGATCCTAGTTTTTCAACTCAAGGACTACTCGGCCAACCTCAAGGTGTCAATCAAGAAAGTCTTTGATTTTCTGACT GTCCTATGTCGCAGCAACTGGAGAAAGCAGTGA
- the LOC119495944 gene encoding carbohydrate sulfotransferase 15-like isoform X1, producing MSLSDCKHGSDTQTEHARSLHSLPMAENYGKRLVRTLFDFRHTNVTENLAVKWTLTLANMWSFSKVKVVSFLMAFTLVFLIMVSYNLMSDRIGLLLTPAPYQPRPAFVPTSTAAAAAAAAAAEVPSEKNLLDMKLLVKIIGSKLEYKPRKVPDEKDVIGTDSNLFSIIPRHFMPGIKSPCWYEEFSNKLGTDPYRKNLFGSSLYDRLKTDFHRHLLHSDGKLFRLRCLPFFYIIGQPKCGTTDLYHRLRLHPDVRSTTKEPHWWTRKRFGYIRFKDGFQKKYPVEDYLDLFDWAAQNIQEGISGNSSGDHRRALITVDASASTMWDNQAWSYLHSDREETEPPFLVQDFIHTIQPDAKIVIMLRDPVERLYSDYLYFKMANKSAEDFHQKVVESLQLFQSCLSERSLRSCVYGTSLSNAMPVRLTLGIYFVYLLDWLTVFQREQILVFQLKDYSANLKVSIKKVFDFLTVGPMSQQLEKAVTRQSESNTRRIADKNVGPMLPATRDLLTKFHQPFNHKLASVLDNEAFLWNNT from the exons ATGTCACTATCAGACTGCAAACATGGGAGCGACACCCAAACGGAGCACGCTCGCAGCCTCCACAGCTTGCCCATGGCTGAGAACTATGGGAAAAGGCTCGTCAGGACATTGTTTGACTTCAGGCACACAAACGTGACTGAAAACCTGGCTGTCAAGTGGACGTTGACACTGGCCAACATGTGGAGCTTCTCAAAAGTCAAAGTGGTTAGTTTCCTGATGGCCTTTACGCTGGTGTTCCTCATCATGGTTTCCTACAACCTGATGTCGGACAGGATAGGACTTTTGCTCACGCCAGCGCCCTATCAGCCCAGGCCTGCATTCGTCCCAaccagcacagcagcagcagcagcagcagcagcagcagctgaagttCCCTCCGAAAAGAATTTATTAGACATGAAGCTGCTGGTGAAGATCATCGGCTCCAAACTGGAATACAAACCCAGGAAGGTGCCTGACGAGAAGGATGTCATTGGAACGGACTCTAAT TTGTTCTCCATAATTCCTCGCCATTTTATGCCCGGCATCAAGAGCCCTTGCTGGTATGAGGAGTTCTCCAATAAGCTCGGCACTGATCCGTACAGGAAGAACCTCTTCGGTTCGAGCTTGTATGACCGCCTGAAGACCGACTTCCATCGGCACTTATTACACAGTGACGGCAAACTGTTTCGTCTACGCTGCCTGCCGTTCTTCTACATCATCGGCCAGCCGAAGTGTGGCACAACTGACTTGTACCACAGGCTGCGGCTGCATCCAGATGTCAGGTCCACCACAAAGGAGCCACACTGGTGGACCAGGAAACGCTTTG GTTATATCCGTTTCAAAGATGGTTTCCAGAAAAAGTATCCTGTGGAAGATTACCTGGATCTGTTTGACTGGGCAGCCCAAAACATCCAAGAAGGAATCAGTGGAAATTCATCTGGAGACCACCGCCGTGCACTCATAACAG TTGACGCCAGTGCATCCACTATGTGGGACAACCAAGCCTGGAGCTATCTTCACAGCGACAGGGAGGAGACAGAGCCCCCATTCCTGGTCCAGGACTTCATCCACACAATCCAACCCGATGCCAAAATCGTCATCATGCTAAGAGATCCAGTAGAGAG ACTTTATTCAGACTACCTGTACTTCAAGATGGCCAACAAGTCCGCAGAGGACTTCCATCAGAAGGTCGTAGAGTCTTTACAGTTGTTTCAGTCCTGCCTGTCTGAGAGGTCACTTCGTTCCTGCGTATACGGCACCAGCCTCTCCAACGCCATGCCG GTGAGGCTAACTTTGGGGATATACTTTGTCTACTTGCTGGACTGGCTGACAGTTTTCCAAAGGGAGCAGATCCTAGTTTTTCAACTCAAGGACTACTCGGCCAACCTCAAGGTGTCAATCAAGAAAGTCTTTGATTTTCTGACTGTAG GTCCTATGTCGCAGCAACTGGAGAAAGCAGTGACCAGACAGTCCGAGTCTAACACCCGGCGGATAGCGGATAAGAACGTGGGTCCTATGCTTCCAGCCACCAGAGACCTCCTCACGAAATTTCATCAGCCCTTCAACCATAAACTGGCCAGTGTGTTGGACAATGAGgccttcctctggaataacaCCTGA